The Planktothrix tepida PCC 9214 genome has a segment encoding these proteins:
- the ubiE gene encoding bifunctional demethylmenaquinone methyltransferase/2-methoxy-6-polyprenyl-1,4-benzoquinol methylase UbiE: MINEHNRVQDIFNRIAPVYDQLNDGLSLGQHRIWKKMAVGWSGSKLGDTALDLCCGSGDLALLLAQQVGETGQVFGVDFSNCQLEIAKYRPQPFTIPSAAIAWVEADVLALPFADNTFDCATMGYGLRNVPDIPRSLQELYRVLKPGSTAAILDFHRPSSSLLRTFQQWYLDQIVVPAAERLGFKEEYAYINPSLDKFPMGNEQVILAQEAGFSQATHYPIASGMMGVLVITKPH, translated from the coding sequence ATGATCAACGAACACAACCGCGTTCAAGACATCTTTAATCGCATCGCACCGGTCTATGATCAGTTAAATGACGGGTTAAGTTTGGGACAACATCGGATTTGGAAAAAAATGGCAGTGGGCTGGAGTGGTTCAAAATTAGGAGATACAGCCCTAGATTTATGTTGTGGAAGTGGAGATTTAGCCCTATTATTAGCCCAACAAGTGGGAGAAACGGGACAGGTATTTGGAGTGGATTTTTCTAATTGTCAATTAGAAATTGCTAAATATCGACCTCAACCCTTTACCATTCCATCGGCTGCGATCGCTTGGGTAGAAGCGGATGTCTTAGCTTTGCCCTTTGCCGATAATACCTTTGACTGTGCCACTATGGGGTATGGTTTGCGGAATGTTCCCGATATTCCTCGCAGTCTCCAAGAACTGTATCGAGTCCTTAAGCCTGGATCAACGGCGGCGATTTTGGATTTTCATCGTCCTTCGAGTTCCCTACTGCGTACCTTTCAACAATGGTATTTGGATCAAATTGTTGTTCCCGCCGCAGAACGATTAGGTTTTAAAGAAGAATACGCTTATATTAACCCTAGTTTAGATAAATTTCCCATGGGCAATGAACAAGTAATATTAGCCCAGGAAGCCGGATTTTCTCAAGCCACACATTACCCGATTGCAAGCGGTATGATGGGAGTATTAGTGATAACTAAACCCCATTAA
- a CDS encoding DUF445 domain-containing protein yields MANFSDLWVLITPPIVGGIIGYFTNDLAIKMLFRPYRPLQVYGRRVPFTPGLIPRNQDRLAKRISDTIMGSLLTPEELQNLARRLLETERMQAAINWFLRLALDQVKSDTEQKTAKILSGILHDFIGESLPRILRVLARRDDFLAPQINQIFDQVLLEFQLSDKQSEQLSEWILEVVLPPEVLRQALIDFLTDRNISIIDEGFREQSSGTYWVVANLLGLRNSLTRLRTFCLDEKEETNRRLAELIKSLGLGIRLQEWLQNITLQNLPVSTVKQLRKTLRDAVKVYIQEQGIDVMQGLSQSIDWDHLSTLILKRLQTSPVMNTSLELVSQELALLLERYLEQDLEKIMTQVIPILNIEQVIIDRVNGTSPENLEAAINGIVKSELQAIVNLGGILGIIVGLLQTLLLILR; encoded by the coding sequence ATGGCTAATTTTTCTGATCTGTGGGTTTTAATTACGCCCCCAATTGTGGGGGGAATTATTGGTTATTTTACCAATGATTTAGCGATTAAAATGTTATTTCGTCCGTACCGACCCCTACAGGTTTATGGTCGAAGGGTTCCGTTTACTCCGGGTTTGATTCCTCGAAATCAAGACCGTTTAGCAAAACGGATTTCTGATACTATTATGGGGTCATTATTGACTCCAGAGGAGTTACAAAATTTAGCGCGTCGGTTGCTGGAAACCGAACGAATGCAAGCGGCTATTAATTGGTTTTTAAGATTGGCATTAGATCAAGTTAAATCTGATACAGAGCAAAAAACTGCTAAGATTTTATCAGGAATTTTACATGATTTTATTGGGGAGTCTTTACCTAGAATTTTAAGAGTTTTAGCCCGGAGAGATGATTTTTTGGCTCCTCAAATCAATCAAATTTTTGATCAAGTGTTATTAGAATTTCAACTTAGTGATAAACAATCAGAACAGTTATCAGAATGGATTTTAGAGGTTGTGTTACCTCCAGAAGTCTTGCGACAAGCTTTAATTGATTTTCTCACAGATCGCAATATTTCAATTATTGATGAGGGATTCCGCGAACAAAGCAGTGGAACTTATTGGGTTGTTGCCAATTTATTAGGATTACGCAATAGTTTAACTCGGCTGCGAACTTTTTGTTTAGATGAAAAAGAAGAAACAAATCGACGACTAGCGGAATTAATTAAATCGTTAGGATTAGGAATAAGGCTGCAAGAATGGTTACAGAATATTACCTTGCAAAATTTACCTGTTTCTACCGTTAAACAACTGCGAAAAACCCTACGAGATGCCGTTAAAGTTTATATTCAGGAACAAGGAATTGATGTCATGCAAGGGTTAAGCCAATCCATTGATTGGGATCATCTTTCAACGTTGATTTTAAAACGATTACAAACCTCTCCTGTGATGAATACATCTTTAGAGTTAGTGAGTCAAGAATTAGCCTTACTTCTGGAACGATATTTAGAACAGGATTTAGAAAAAATTATGACTCAAGTGATTCCCATTCTCAATATTGAACAGGTGATTATTGATCGAGTTAACGGAACTTCCCCGGAAAATTTGGAAGCTGCTATTAACGGTATCGTTAAAAGTGAATTACAGGCGATTGTTAATTTAGGGGGAATTTTAGGCATTATTGTGGGGCTATTGCAGACGCTTTTGTTAATATTACGATAG
- a CDS encoding DUF3493 domain-containing protein translates to MTTPKSKLSPEIYARLKAEAKAPYRGLRQFIYVGFGASGLIGAFVFLAQLLAGRNIESALPNLALQVGVVALMVGLFRWEQRANRRISGPK, encoded by the coding sequence ATGACAACTCCTAAATCAAAACTCAGTCCTGAAATCTATGCGCGTCTGAAAGCAGAAGCAAAGGCTCCCTATCGGGGTTTGCGACAGTTTATTTATGTTGGTTTTGGGGCTTCCGGTTTAATTGGTGCGTTTGTGTTCTTGGCCCAACTATTAGCGGGGCGGAATATTGAATCTGCGTTACCGAACTTAGCCTTACAAGTGGGAGTGGTAGCTCTGATGGTGGGGTTGTTTCGTTGGGAACAACGGGCCAATCGCCGGATATCTGGCCCAAAGTAA
- a CDS encoding DUF1565 domain-containing protein, with protein sequence MVGLGLIASLETPVLANLQRIPPYPRSISQNLAQGSVIYVDSSSGIDSGASTGSQAGPYRSISYAVQKAQPGTVIQVNPGTYSQETGESFPIVLPEGITLQGDVSTNGQNTVIMGGGNFVSPTFARQNATIRTEGNSQILGLTLTNPNTRGTALWIESSNPTVSNCTFINSKRDGVFISAEGNPKVTSNIFTQNAGNGISIARSGRGEIRNNIFQNTGFGISINDEATPAITENKIIENRDGIVISHQAKPILRNNLIENNERDGVVAISQAQPDLGTATSPGQNIIRSNGRYDVYNATRGYTLTVVGNEIDQSKISGAVEF encoded by the coding sequence ATGGTGGGGCTCGGACTAATAGCGAGTTTAGAAACTCCAGTTTTGGCCAATCTCCAGAGGATTCCACCCTATCCCCGTTCAATTTCCCAAAATTTGGCCCAAGGTTCCGTGATTTATGTTGATTCTAGCAGTGGAATTGATAGCGGTGCTTCCACAGGAAGTCAAGCTGGCCCCTATCGTTCGATTAGCTATGCTGTCCAAAAAGCCCAACCGGGTACGGTGATTCAAGTTAACCCCGGAACCTATAGCCAAGAAACCGGAGAGAGTTTTCCCATCGTTCTCCCAGAGGGAATCACATTACAAGGAGATGTGTCTACCAATGGCCAAAATACTGTTATTATGGGCGGCGGTAATTTTGTTAGTCCTACTTTTGCTCGACAAAATGCCACCATTAGAACGGAAGGAAACAGTCAAATTTTAGGGTTAACTTTAACGAATCCGAATACTCGTGGAACGGCTTTATGGATAGAATCTTCTAATCCTACGGTGAGTAACTGTACGTTTATTAATAGCAAGCGAGATGGGGTTTTTATTAGTGCCGAAGGCAACCCTAAAGTGACCAGTAATATCTTTACTCAAAATGCTGGAAATGGAATTTCGATTGCTCGTTCAGGACGGGGAGAAATTCGCAATAATATTTTCCAAAATACAGGGTTTGGCATCTCGATTAATGACGAAGCAACCCCTGCCATTACGGAAAATAAAATTATTGAAAATCGGGATGGAATTGTGATTTCTCACCAAGCCAAACCCATCCTCCGCAATAATTTAATTGAAAATAATGAACGAGATGGAGTTGTTGCGATCTCCCAAGCTCAACCTGATTTAGGAACAGCCACCAGTCCCGGTCAAAATATTATTCGGAGTAATGGTCGCTATGATGTGTATAATGCGACACGCGGTTACACCCTTACGGTGGTGGGGAATGAAATCGATCAATCCAAAATCTCCGGCGCAGTGGAATTTTAA